One region of Erwinia tracheiphila genomic DNA includes:
- a CDS encoding MFS transporter, with product MSETLSTRIVFFIAGIVTAAWAVIVPFARINTGVNEALLGTLLLCLGFGAIVAMPLTGTLTSRWGCRAVITAATCIILFSIPFLAVVSSPILLALSLLIFGVGVGITDCAMNVQAILVEKLSDKPVMSSFHGMFSAGGIAGAGIMTGLMSSGLSVVSATLAVVATVSLLLLLSYKGMLPYANPAEGPVFAIPRGTVLILGLICFIFFMAEGTVLDWSALYLVESRHLPDTLGGLGFAAFATAMTIGRLSGDRIVAKYGSLKVVMAGSSTAITGFLLVINAETLPVVLLGYLLIGAGCANVVPIMFTQIGKQTSMPQMVAVPAVTTLGYIGVLAGPAIIGYIAHHSSVTHGFILVTGLMVFAAILSFSIRKLLESRSLE from the coding sequence ATGAGTGAAACATTATCCACACGGATCGTTTTCTTTATTGCCGGGATTGTTACCGCTGCCTGGGCGGTGATTGTTCCTTTTGCCAGGATAAACACTGGCGTCAATGAAGCGTTGCTGGGCACACTGCTACTTTGCCTGGGCTTCGGCGCGATTGTTGCTATGCCGCTAACCGGAACCCTGACCTCCAGATGGGGATGCAGGGCGGTTATTACCGCTGCAACCTGCATTATTCTTTTTTCCATCCCTTTTCTGGCGGTAGTCAGCAGTCCAATTTTACTGGCATTGAGCCTGTTAATTTTTGGTGTCGGCGTCGGCATCACTGACTGCGCGATGAATGTGCAGGCTATTCTGGTGGAGAAATTGTCGGATAAGCCCGTGATGTCAAGTTTTCACGGTATGTTCAGTGCAGGCGGCATTGCGGGTGCGGGGATAATGACGGGATTAATGAGCAGTGGACTGAGTGTTGTTAGTGCCACTCTGGCTGTCGTCGCAACGGTTTCGCTGCTGCTGTTGCTCAGTTATAAAGGCATGCTGCCATACGCAAACCCTGCGGAAGGCCCGGTATTCGCAATCCCAAGGGGCACCGTATTAATCCTGGGGCTGATTTGCTTCATTTTTTTTATGGCAGAAGGCACGGTACTTGACTGGAGCGCGCTCTATCTGGTGGAAAGCCGCCATCTTCCGGATACCCTTGGAGGTCTGGGCTTTGCTGCGTTTGCCACGGCAATGACCATTGGCAGACTGAGCGGTGACAGGATCGTCGCGAAATATGGCTCGCTGAAGGTAGTCATGGCAGGTAGCAGTACCGCCATAACAGGATTTCTGCTGGTGATCAATGCTGAGACGCTACCCGTAGTGCTTTTGGGTTATCTGCTGATTGGCGCTGGCTGTGCCAACGTGGTACCCATTATGTTCACGCAGATTGGCAAACAAACCAGCATGCCACAGATGGTTGCCGTGCCAGCGGTGACGACGCTGGGCTACATCGGTGTGCTGGCCGGCCCAGCAATAATTGGCTATATCGCTCATCACAGTTCTGTTACACATGGTTTTATTCTTGTCACAGGACTGATGGTATTCGCCGCAATATTGTCATTCAGTATCAGAAAACTGCTTGAATCACGATCCCTGGAGTAA
- the cbl gene encoding HTH-type transcriptional regulator Cbl, translating to MNFQQLKIIREAARCDFNLTDVANTLFTSQSGVSRHIRDLEEELGVEIFIRRGKRLLGMTEPGKALLTIAERILDEAGKIRRLADVFTNESSGVLTIATTHTQARYSLPEIIKAFRTLYPSVRLVLNQCSPQEIASMLLSGEADIGIASEQVMSVPSLAAFPWFNWHHALLVPNDHPLESEQPVSLAALSRYPLVTYRQGITGRSRVDRAFQAAGLTPDIVLSAQDSDVVKTYVSLELGVGILADQACQPDEHSGMTRLEAKHLFESNTVWLGLKRGQLQRNYVWQFLELCNANLSLEEIKRQALSPEPDDTPPAIDFQI from the coding sequence GTGAATTTCCAGCAGCTTAAGATTATCCGTGAAGCAGCACGCTGCGATTTCAATCTTACCGATGTCGCTAACACGCTGTTTACTTCTCAGTCCGGTGTCAGCCGCCATATCCGCGATCTGGAAGAAGAACTGGGCGTGGAGATATTCATTCGTCGTGGCAAACGGTTACTCGGCATGACCGAGCCGGGTAAAGCACTGCTTACCATTGCTGAACGCATTCTTGATGAGGCTGGGAAAATTCGTCGCCTTGCCGATGTGTTCACCAACGAATCCAGCGGTGTGTTAACCATTGCCACCACGCATACGCAGGCCCGTTACAGTCTGCCTGAGATCATCAAAGCTTTCCGTACCCTTTACCCGAGTGTACGACTGGTACTTAATCAGTGCTCACCGCAGGAGATTGCTTCCATGTTGCTGTCGGGAGAGGCGGACATCGGCATTGCCAGCGAGCAGGTGATGAGTGTACCTTCGCTGGCGGCATTTCCCTGGTTCAACTGGCATCACGCTCTGCTGGTGCCGAACGACCATCCGCTGGAATCTGAACAGCCGGTTTCTCTGGCTGCTCTTAGCCGCTATCCGCTGGTTACCTATCGACAGGGTATTACTGGCCGTTCGCGGGTTGATCGTGCTTTCCAGGCCGCAGGGCTGACCCCGGATATTGTACTTAGCGCACAGGACAGTGATGTGGTGAAAACCTATGTCAGTCTGGAGTTGGGCGTCGGCATCTTGGCGGACCAGGCCTGTCAACCAGATGAGCATTCCGGTATGACCAGACTGGAGGCGAAACATCTGTTTGAATCTAATACGGTGTGGCTGGGGCTGAAGCGTGGTCAGCTCCAGCGTAATTACGTCTGGCAGTTTCTTGAGTTGTGCAACGCCAATCTGTCGTTGGAGGAGATCAAACGCCAGGCATTGTCGCCTGAGCCCGACGACACGCCGCCCGCGATTGATTTTCAAATCTGA
- a CDS encoding GNAT family N-acetyltransferase produces MPGKVCRFGTKDGFNASEMGKALYKKLGFVETGMVEQHQCRELPSVMVVAPVHNVAMRVARREDTYVLVALERQAHGQYRPELIASLFDSAQRFLLLERAGRITGFACQRSFGHGQAIGPVIAEDLAGAKVLVSELLSGLDDCLNALGIAQVDSSTTMVRGMAWQPDGVQSFWLMTQAMA; encoded by the coding sequence ATGCCCGGTAAAGTCTGTCGCTTCGGAACGAAAGATGGGTTTAATGCATCGGAAATGGGTAAAGCGCTCTATAAGAAGCTGGGCTTTGTGGAAACTGGTATGGTTGAACAGCATCAGTGCCGTGAGCTTCCCTCGGTGATGGTGGTTGCGCCAGTGCATAACGTAGCGATGCGCGTGGCCCGGCGTGAGGATACCTATGTGCTGGTGGCGCTGGAACGACAGGCACACGGGCAGTATCGCCCGGAGCTGATTGCCAGCCTGTTTGACAGCGCACAGCGTTTTCTGCTGCTGGAGCGTGCAGGGCGTATCACGGGTTTTGCCTGCCAGCGTTCTTTTGGTCATGGACAGGCTATCGGCCCGGTGATAGCAGAAGATCTGGCTGGGGCGAAAGTACTGGTCAGTGAATTACTCAGCGGCCTTGACGACTGTCTGAATGCTCTGGGGATAGCGCAGGTAGACAGTTCCACTACCATGGTCAGAGGTATGGCATGGCAGCCTGACGGCGTGCAGTCATTCTGGCTGATGACCCAAGCGATGGCTTGA
- the tnpA gene encoding IS200/IS605 family transposase has protein sequence MSRYQKASHVLWCCQYHIVWTPRYRFRILRNNVGKEVCKPIRISGEQPGIEVVELNVQTDHVHLRVKVPPWLSISHVTGDLKGKAVLRLFSKFPCLRKNKQWGNDFWARGYCVDTVGINEEMIIKYVKYQEKHEVEESQLPLKEV, from the coding sequence ATGAGCAGATACCAGAAAGCATCTCATGTGCTCTGGTGTTGTCAATATCATATCGTATGGACACCCAGGTACAGGTTTCGCATTCTCAGGAACAATGTTGGTAAAGAGGTCTGTAAGCCGATAAGGATCTCAGGTGAGCAGCCCGGGATAGAAGTAGTGGAGCTGAATGTCCAGACAGACCATGTCCATTTGCGGGTAAAAGTGCCTCCATGGCTTTCGATTTCCCATGTAACAGGCGACTTAAAGGGTAAAGCAGTCCTTCGATTGTTCAGTAAATTTCCCTGCCTGCGTAAGAACAAGCAGTGGGGGAATGATTTTTGGGCAAGAGGTTATTGTGTCGATACCGTAGGTATAAACGAAGAAATGATAATAAAGTACGTGAAGTATCAGGAAAAACATGAAGTTGAAGAGAGCCAGCTTCCACTGAAAGAAGTGTGA
- the rne gene encoding ribonuclease E, which translates to MKRMLINATQQEELRVALVDGQRLYDLDIESPGYEQKKANIYKGKITRIEPSLEAAFVDYGAERHGFLPLKEISREYFPANYSSHGRPNIKDVLREGQEVIVQIDKEERGNKGAALTTFISLAGSYLVLMPNNPRAGGISRRIEGDDRTELKEALSALELPEGMGLIVRTAGVGKSAEALQWDLSFRIKHWEAIKKAAESRPAPFLIHQESNVIVRAFRDYLRQDIGEILIDNPKILELARQHIAALGRPDFSSKIKLYTGEIPLFSHYQIESQIESAFQREVSLPSGGSIVIDTTEALTAIDINSARATRGGDIEETAFNTNLEAADEIARQLRLRDLGGLIVIDFIDMTPVRHQRAVENRLRDAVRQDRARIQISHISRFGLLEMSRQRLSPSLGESSHHVCPRCSGTGTIRDNESLSLSILRLIEEEALKENTKEVHAIVPVQIASYLLNEKRESVSAIEKRQGGVRAIIVPNDLMETPHYSVLRVRSGEETQTLSYHLPKLHEAEMALPSSEEEHAERKRSEQPALSAFVMTDAPPVQQQGSAHSAQPQTDSTEQSDKPGLLSRLARGLKRLFSADSQPEAQVQAASGETTKSEDSSAPRNEQRNSRRQNNRRERNSSEHNERNTERNKSARNERNSNRNQRMVRDRDTTAEDSRRNKRSNAAQSEIRDEQQVAEENHSQQRDDTQPGRRNDRKHRTERPAIQEAKVSEIPQAEPIVDNSEEQIQVMPRRKPRQLSQKIRIETAEQTAARAFATETPDTQPTTHTAESVAEPEETDTNSMPRRSRRSPRHLRVSGQRRRRYRDERYPAQSPMPLTFAAASPEMASGKVWISYPVAQVAEESEIERSVVPDYGHEETADAMAATVMDENIPEEKAQVDAGSVQHSATMPEHQPQITSVHNCESEAIAVSVNQEPAVISVADQATAREILAETQPANEAPTETKAVVKHVEERENTATAIVSDTSTKTIADVDAVQNAAPVEVTEPHAPVPARDQAVAHPTEPVHVAEEQPEQAASFPTHTEQTETDAAIAQPAFKHHAMAPITKAPAPDWQPESVRHSDWVRPMFNFAGKGSAGGHSATHKATAPATRPH; encoded by the coding sequence ATGAAAAGAATGTTAATAAACGCAACTCAGCAGGAGGAGCTGCGTGTCGCACTTGTGGACGGACAGCGCCTGTACGATCTGGATATCGAGAGTCCCGGATACGAACAAAAGAAAGCCAACATCTATAAAGGCAAAATCACCCGCATTGAACCCAGCCTTGAAGCTGCCTTCGTCGATTATGGTGCTGAAAGACATGGCTTCCTTCCCCTGAAAGAAATCTCACGCGAATACTTTCCCGCTAATTATTCTTCCCACGGTCGTCCCAATATCAAAGACGTGCTGCGTGAAGGTCAGGAAGTTATTGTTCAGATTGATAAAGAAGAACGCGGTAACAAAGGTGCAGCCCTGACCACATTTATCAGCCTGGCGGGTAGCTATCTGGTATTAATGCCCAATAATCCTCGCGCGGGGGGGATTTCACGTCGGATTGAAGGTGATGACCGCACTGAATTAAAAGAAGCGCTGTCCGCACTGGAACTTCCTGAAGGTATGGGGCTGATTGTTCGAACCGCTGGCGTGGGTAAATCAGCGGAAGCATTGCAGTGGGACCTGAGCTTTCGCATTAAGCATTGGGAAGCCATTAAGAAAGCCGCCGAAAGCCGCCCTGCACCTTTCCTGATCCATCAGGAAAGCAACGTTATCGTGCGCGCATTCCGCGATTATCTTCGCCAGGATATCGGTGAAATCCTGATTGATAACCCAAAAATTCTGGAACTGGCCCGTCAGCATATCGCTGCGCTGGGGCGCCCCGACTTTAGCAGCAAAATTAAGCTTTACACGGGTGAAATCCCGCTATTCAGCCACTACCAGATTGAATCGCAAATTGAATCAGCCTTCCAACGTGAAGTGAGCTTGCCTTCCGGCGGCTCCATTGTTATTGATACTACCGAAGCGCTGACCGCAATCGATATCAACTCCGCCCGTGCCACGCGTGGGGGCGACATTGAAGAAACCGCTTTTAACACCAATCTTGAAGCGGCCGATGAAATCGCCCGTCAGTTACGCCTGCGCGATCTTGGTGGCCTGATCGTGATCGACTTTATTGATATGACGCCGGTCCGTCATCAGCGCGCGGTGGAGAATCGCCTGCGTGATGCGGTACGCCAGGACCGGGCGCGCATTCAAATCAGCCATATTTCCCGTTTTGGCCTGCTGGAAATGTCACGTCAGCGCCTCAGCCCTTCGCTGGGTGAATCAAGCCATCATGTCTGCCCGCGCTGTAGCGGCACAGGCACCATTCGTGATAACGAATCGCTGTCGCTTTCCATCCTGCGCTTAATTGAAGAAGAGGCGCTGAAGGAGAACACTAAAGAAGTACACGCTATCGTTCCGGTACAGATTGCATCGTATCTGCTGAATGAGAAACGTGAATCTGTGAGTGCGATTGAAAAACGTCAGGGTGGCGTACGGGCTATTATCGTACCAAACGATCTGATGGAAACCCCACATTATTCCGTTCTGCGCGTACGCAGTGGCGAAGAAACCCAGACGTTAAGCTACCATCTTCCTAAGCTGCATGAAGCCGAAATGGCATTACCTTCTTCTGAAGAAGAGCATGCGGAGCGTAAACGCTCTGAACAACCCGCCCTTTCCGCCTTTGTGATGACGGACGCGCCTCCAGTACAGCAACAGGGCAGCGCCCATTCAGCACAACCACAGACAGACAGCACAGAACAAAGCGATAAACCCGGGCTACTGAGTCGCCTTGCGCGAGGTTTAAAGCGTCTTTTCAGTGCGGACAGCCAACCGGAAGCGCAAGTACAGGCAGCCTCAGGTGAAACGACGAAATCCGAGGACAGCAGTGCGCCGCGTAATGAACAGCGCAACAGCCGTCGTCAGAATAATCGCCGCGAGCGTAATAGCAGTGAACACAACGAGCGTAATACCGAACGCAACAAAAGTGCTCGGAATGAACGTAACAGCAACCGCAACCAACGTATGGTGCGTGACCGCGATACCACAGCGGAAGACAGCCGCCGTAACAAACGTAGCAATGCTGCTCAAAGCGAAATTCGCGACGAGCAACAGGTAGCCGAAGAAAACCATAGCCAACAGCGCGATGACACTCAGCCTGGACGCCGTAACGATCGTAAGCACCGAACTGAACGGCCTGCGATACAGGAAGCAAAAGTCAGCGAAATCCCTCAGGCCGAGCCGATCGTTGATAACAGCGAAGAGCAGATTCAGGTGATGCCTCGCCGTAAACCGCGCCAGCTGAGTCAAAAAATCCGCATCGAAACGGCAGAGCAAACGGCTGCCCGCGCGTTTGCCACCGAGACACCTGACACTCAACCGACTACACACACGGCTGAAAGTGTGGCAGAGCCAGAAGAGACGGATACTAACAGCATGCCGCGCCGCTCGCGTCGTTCACCGCGCCACCTGCGCGTCAGTGGACAACGCCGCCGCCGTTATCGTGATGAGCGTTATCCAGCTCAGTCGCCAATGCCGCTGACGTTTGCTGCTGCATCGCCAGAAATGGCGTCTGGCAAAGTCTGGATTTCCTATCCTGTCGCACAGGTGGCCGAAGAGAGTGAGATCGAACGCTCTGTTGTCCCGGATTATGGCCATGAGGAAACCGCTGACGCAATGGCGGCAACCGTCATGGATGAAAACATCCCTGAGGAAAAAGCGCAGGTCGACGCCGGGTCTGTTCAGCACTCTGCGACGATGCCGGAACACCAGCCGCAAATCACGTCGGTTCACAACTGTGAAAGTGAGGCCATTGCTGTATCGGTTAACCAAGAGCCTGCCGTTATTTCTGTCGCCGACCAGGCTACCGCCCGTGAGATCTTGGCTGAAACACAGCCAGCTAACGAGGCACCGACAGAAACAAAAGCTGTCGTAAAGCACGTCGAAGAAAGGGAAAATACTGCGACGGCGATCGTGTCAGACACCAGTACAAAAACGATCGCTGACGTTGACGCAGTGCAAAATGCTGCGCCAGTTGAGGTAACAGAGCCTCACGCACCAGTTCCGGCGCGGGATCAGGCGGTTGCCCATCCAACGGAGCCAGTGCATGTTGCAGAAGAGCAGCCTGAACAAGCTGCATCATTCCCAACTCACACTGAGCAGACGGAAACTGACGCTGCGATTGCCCAACCAGCCTTTAAACATCACGCAATGGCACCGATAACCAAAGCGCCCGCCCCGGACTGGCAGCCGGAATCGGTTCGTCACAGCGACTGGGTGCGGCCGATGTTTAACTTTGCCGGGAAAGGCTCGGCAGGTGGGCATTCCGCCACCCACAAAGCAACAGCACCAGCAACGCGACCGCACTAA